The following are encoded together in the Novosphingobium sp. 9U genome:
- a CDS encoding SDR family oxidoreductase, protein MFSNNKGTALVTGASSGIGAIYADRLARRGYNLVLIARNRQRLDALAAHITDQTGRAVEVVAADLGEKAELGRVETVLRTDASVTLLVNNAGIGASVPTWQADVDLMERMIDINVTALTRLAYAAVPGFLGRGAGTIVNIASVVALAPEFLLNGVYAASKAYVIALTASLNAELGDKGVRVQAVLPGATKTDFWDRSGVPLSVVPAEITMRADDMVDAALAGLDLGETVTVPALLDVADWVAYEAARAALVPNLSNAVPAGRYRPAAVAA, encoded by the coding sequence ATGTTTAGTAACAATAAAGGGACCGCGCTCGTCACGGGCGCGTCCTCAGGGATCGGCGCCATTTACGCAGATCGTCTGGCGCGGCGCGGCTACAACCTCGTCCTGATTGCCCGCAATAGGCAACGACTCGACGCTTTAGCTGCCCACATAACCGATCAGACGGGTCGCGCGGTGGAGGTTGTCGCGGCCGATCTTGGCGAAAAAGCCGAGCTGGGGCGGGTCGAGACGGTGCTCAGGACGGACGCCAGCGTCACGCTCCTGGTCAACAATGCCGGGATCGGCGCATCGGTGCCGACATGGCAAGCCGACGTCGACCTGATGGAGCGCATGATCGACATCAATGTGACGGCGCTTACCCGGCTGGCTTACGCCGCCGTCCCCGGCTTCCTTGGTCGAGGGGCTGGCACGATCGTCAACATCGCCTCGGTCGTTGCGCTTGCGCCGGAGTTCCTGCTGAACGGCGTCTATGCTGCCAGCAAGGCGTACGTGATCGCGCTGACCGCATCGCTGAATGCGGAGCTCGGCGATAAAGGAGTGCGCGTCCAGGCGGTGTTGCCCGGCGCCACGAAAACTGACTTTTGGGATCGGTCGGGCGTGCCGCTCTCCGTGGTGCCTGCCGAGATCACCATGCGCGCTGATGACATGGTCGACGCCGCACTGGCCGGGCTCGATCTGGGCGAGACTGTCACTGTCCCGGCGCTATTGGATGTGGCGGACTGGGTTGCCTACGAAGCGGCCCGCGCAGCACTGGTGCCCAATCTCTCCAACGCTGTTCCGGCGGGACGCTATCGCCCAGCAGCGGTCGCCGCCTGA
- a CDS encoding alpha/beta fold hydrolase, with protein MHHEVDPERRRLLGLAALSVAAAPFADLSSAGAQSAASQVQTTARSFAPLRQITAGGLSVSYAELGPADGSPVLLLHGWPYDIHTYVEGGPILAAAGRRVIIPYLRGFGATRFVSSDTPRNGQQSVFASDAIALLGALGIQQAVVAGCDWGARTACILAALWPERVTALVSVSGYLIGSQRANRAPLPPKAELSWWYQYYFATERGRLGYEADRSGFARLIWETASPTWKFDAATFARSADALGNPDHVAIVIDNYRWRLGLALGERKYDAVEAKLAASPAINVPTITLEGDANGAPHPEPGSYERKFAARYEHRTIRGGIGHNLPQEAPREFAQAVLDVG; from the coding sequence ATGCACCATGAAGTCGATCCCGAGCGCCGTCGCCTGTTGGGTCTCGCGGCGTTAAGCGTCGCCGCTGCCCCATTCGCCGACCTCTCGTCGGCTGGCGCTCAGTCTGCCGCCTCGCAGGTGCAAACCACTGCCCGATCGTTCGCGCCCTTGCGGCAGATCACGGCTGGCGGACTGAGCGTAAGTTATGCGGAGCTAGGCCCGGCGGATGGCTCGCCGGTCCTGCTTCTTCACGGCTGGCCTTACGACATTCACACCTATGTTGAAGGGGGTCCGATCCTTGCCGCCGCCGGTCGCCGAGTGATAATTCCTTATTTGCGCGGCTTCGGCGCCACTCGCTTTGTGTCCAGCGACACGCCGCGTAACGGCCAGCAGTCGGTCTTCGCGTCCGACGCCATTGCGCTGCTGGGAGCCCTCGGCATACAGCAGGCGGTCGTCGCCGGCTGCGACTGGGGCGCTCGGACGGCCTGCATACTCGCGGCCCTCTGGCCGGAGCGCGTCACGGCCCTCGTCTCCGTCAGCGGGTATCTCATCGGCAGCCAGCGTGCCAACCGCGCGCCCCTTCCGCCCAAAGCCGAGCTCTCGTGGTGGTACCAGTATTATTTTGCGACGGAGCGCGGCCGCCTTGGATATGAGGCTGATCGAAGCGGCTTCGCACGGCTGATCTGGGAGACGGCCTCGCCGACGTGGAAATTCGACGCAGCGACTTTTGCTCGCTCTGCCGATGCACTCGGCAATCCGGATCACGTCGCGATCGTGATTGACAATTATCGCTGGCGGCTCGGCCTCGCGCTGGGGGAGCGAAAGTATGACGCTGTCGAGGCGAAACTCGCCGCTTCTCCTGCCATTAACGTCCCAACGATTACGCTCGAGGGTGACGCCAATGGTGCTCCGCACCCGGAGCCGGGTTCGTATGAGCGCAAGTTTGCCGCCCGGTATGAGCATCGCACGATCCGTGGGGGTATTGGCCACAACTTGCCGCAAGAAGCGCCGCGAGAGTTCGCACAGGCGGTCTTGGACGTCGGCTGA
- a CDS encoding GlxA family transcriptional regulator, whose protein sequence is MQRVGFIVVPQFQMMSLAAASVFEFANMNSDEARYEISVLSENGSRVASSLGMMIDTERVGVDRFDTLIIGGGIGPPNASAGLISFLREAASTARRLAAICNGTFLLAEAGLLDGRRATTHWRNARELQTRFPAVEVEEDRIFIIDGSIWTSAGATAGIDLALAMVEKDLGVEVARRVAKSLVVYHRRAGGQSQHSAPLEIAPKSDRVQNALAYAKQNLASVLSVELLADAAHLSPRQFSRTFLAETGRSPAKAVEQLRVEEARLMMEQTRHSMDEIARETGFSDPERMRRAFLRAFGQPPQAIRRNARGGEVVLLPSLL, encoded by the coding sequence GTGCAGCGCGTCGGGTTCATCGTCGTTCCGCAATTCCAAATGATGTCGCTCGCGGCAGCTTCGGTGTTCGAGTTTGCCAACATGAACAGCGACGAAGCACGCTACGAAATCAGCGTGCTGTCCGAGAACGGCAGTCGCGTCGCCTCGTCGCTTGGCATGATGATCGACACAGAGCGTGTGGGTGTGGATCGCTTCGATACGCTGATTATCGGCGGCGGGATCGGTCCGCCGAACGCAAGCGCCGGCCTGATTTCGTTCCTTCGCGAGGCGGCGAGCACTGCCCGGCGGCTCGCGGCGATCTGCAACGGGACGTTTCTACTCGCCGAAGCGGGGCTGCTCGACGGGCGGCGAGCGACCACGCACTGGAGGAACGCTCGCGAGCTTCAGACGCGCTTTCCGGCCGTTGAAGTCGAGGAAGATCGCATCTTCATCATCGACGGCTCGATCTGGACTTCGGCAGGGGCGACTGCGGGGATCGACCTGGCCCTGGCCATGGTCGAAAAGGACCTCGGCGTGGAGGTGGCGCGGCGTGTGGCCAAGTCATTGGTTGTCTATCACCGCCGAGCGGGCGGCCAATCTCAGCACTCGGCGCCGCTTGAGATCGCGCCCAAGTCCGATCGGGTCCAAAATGCGCTCGCTTATGCCAAGCAGAACCTGGCCAGCGTGCTGTCAGTCGAGCTGCTTGCGGACGCGGCTCATCTAAGCCCCCGCCAGTTCAGCCGAACTTTTCTCGCGGAGACCGGGCGCTCGCCGGCCAAGGCCGTCGAGCAGCTGCGGGTCGAGGAAGCGCGCCTGATGATGGAGCAGACTCGCCACTCCATGGACGAGATCGCCCGCGAAACGGGCTTCTCCGATCCCGAGCGAATGCGACGCGCGTTCCTGCGAGCTTTTGGTCAGCCGCCCCAGGCCATTCGCCGCAATGCGCGAGGGGGCGAGGTGGTTCTACTAC
- a CDS encoding DUF2798 domain-containing protein — MQVQLKRKIAFALLMGVITTGLISFAVLALNLGFSDRFLSAWLRSWGFAYVIAIPAILLLAPPLQAKIDQLIN; from the coding sequence GTGCAGGTTCAGCTGAAACGAAAGATCGCTTTCGCGCTCCTAATGGGCGTAATCACAACTGGGCTGATTTCCTTCGCGGTTCTGGCTCTCAATCTCGGTTTTTCAGATCGCTTTCTGTCGGCCTGGCTCCGGTCCTGGGGATTCGCATACGTGATCGCCATTCCCGCTATCCTGCTCTTGGCCCCGCCGTTGCAAGCTAAAATCGATCAATTGATCAACTGA
- a CDS encoding epoxide hydrolase family protein has product MVLPAAPTFAQAAVRTSTATANDSTIRPFRFHASDADLADLKRRVAATRWPSRELVLDDTQGVRLETMHKLADYWANQYDWRPVEARLNALPQFVTKIDGVDIHFIHVKSKNRNALPVIITHGWPGSIVEQLKIIEPLANPTAHRGNASDAFDVVIPSLPGYGFSAKPEELGWDPQRVARAWATLMARLGYRRYVAQGGDWGDAVNEQMALQQPPGLLGIHTNMPGTLPDGISAALAGGPAPTGLSGDEIYAWDQLEFFYKHRVGYAQEMGSRPQTLYGIEDSPIGLAAWMLDHDPASQQLIGRVFNGQSEGLTRDDILDNVTLYWLTGTGISSGRLFWESKLAFFAPKGVTIPVAVSAFPDEIYTAPRSWTEKAFPKLIYYNRLTRGGHFAAWEQPELFAQEIRAAFRPLRETER; this is encoded by the coding sequence ATGGTCCTCCCCGCGGCCCCCACCTTCGCTCAGGCCGCGGTTCGCACTTCGACAGCCACTGCCAACGACTCCACTATCCGCCCCTTCCGCTTCCACGCATCCGATGCAGACCTTGCAGACCTCAAGCGGCGGGTTGCGGCAACCAGGTGGCCCAGTCGCGAGCTGGTACTAGACGACACGCAAGGGGTGCGTCTCGAAACGATGCACAAGCTCGCGGACTATTGGGCGAACCAGTATGACTGGCGGCCTGTCGAAGCCCGCCTCAACGCACTCCCGCAGTTCGTCACCAAGATCGACGGCGTCGACATCCATTTCATCCATGTTAAGTCCAAGAACCGCAACGCCCTGCCGGTGATCATCACCCACGGCTGGCCGGGCTCCATCGTCGAGCAACTCAAGATCATCGAACCCTTGGCCAACCCGACCGCCCACCGCGGGAACGCGTCGGATGCGTTCGATGTCGTCATCCCCTCGCTGCCCGGTTACGGCTTTTCCGCCAAACCTGAAGAGTTGGGCTGGGATCCCCAGCGTGTCGCCCGTGCATGGGCCACGCTGATGGCGCGTCTTGGCTATCGGCGTTACGTGGCGCAGGGCGGCGATTGGGGAGATGCCGTCAACGAGCAGATGGCTCTCCAGCAGCCCCCAGGGTTGCTAGGGATCCACACCAACATGCCTGGAACCCTGCCGGACGGCATCTCCGCGGCGCTCGCCGGCGGACCTGCGCCGACAGGACTAAGCGGCGATGAAATATACGCCTGGGACCAACTGGAGTTCTTCTACAAGCATCGGGTTGGATACGCACAGGAAATGGGGAGCCGCCCGCAGACCCTCTATGGGATAGAGGACTCACCGATCGGCCTTGCCGCGTGGATGCTCGACCACGACCCCGCCAGCCAGCAACTCATCGGTCGCGTGTTCAATGGGCAGTCCGAAGGCCTTACCCGCGACGATATCCTGGATAACGTCACCCTTTACTGGTTGACCGGCACGGGGATCTCCTCCGGGCGGCTCTTCTGGGAGAGCAAGCTCGCCTTCTTCGCACCCAAGGGCGTCACCATCCCCGTCGCGGTGAGCGCGTTCCCCGACGAGATCTACACTGCACCGCGAAGCTGGACGGAAAAGGCCTTCCCGAAGCTCATCTACTACAACCGACTAACGCGAGGTGGTCACTTCGCAGCCTGGGAGCAGCCGGAGCTGTTCGCCCAGGAAATCCGCGCGGCCTTCCGGCCGCTTCGCGAGACCGAACGATGA
- a CDS encoding organic hydroperoxide resistance protein yields MKKEIIMDSEHVLYTAKTHTTGGRDGASRSADGRLEVTLSSPGTPGNGTNPEQLFAAGWSACFEGAMALAGKSMHVKLPDDLAIDAEVDLCRVEGAYFLQARLNVSLPGLDAQTARAIVDAAHQTCPFSKATRGNIKVEINLVEAPANTSDPVLA; encoded by the coding sequence ATGAAGAAGGAGATCATCATGGATTCCGAACATGTGCTGTATACCGCCAAAACTCACACCACTGGCGGCCGGGATGGCGCCTCGCGCAGCGCCGACGGGCGGCTCGAGGTCACGCTGTCGTCGCCAGGCACTCCCGGCAACGGCACCAATCCTGAGCAGCTGTTCGCGGCAGGCTGGTCTGCCTGCTTCGAGGGCGCGATGGCGCTCGCCGGCAAGTCGATGCACGTGAAGTTGCCCGACGACTTGGCGATCGACGCAGAGGTCGACCTATGCCGGGTGGAGGGCGCTTACTTCCTGCAGGCCCGGCTCAACGTCAGCTTGCCAGGCCTTGACGCCCAGACCGCCCGCGCGATCGTCGATGCTGCTCACCAGACCTGCCCCTTTTCGAAGGCGACGCGCGGCAACATCAAAGTGGAGATTAACCTGGTGGAGGCGCCAGCGAACACTTCCGACCCCGTGCTTGCCTAG